From Pontibacter actiniarum, a single genomic window includes:
- the rplU gene encoding 50S ribosomal protein L21 gives MYAIVEIAGQQTKVESGKFIYANKLSGKEGDAVEFANVLLTDDNGNITVGAPFVDGIKVTGKILGEFRADKVHVFKKKRRKGYRKSRGHRQNYTKVLIESIG, from the coding sequence ATGTACGCAATTGTAGAAATCGCAGGTCAACAGACCAAAGTAGAGAGCGGTAAGTTCATCTACGCTAACAAGCTTTCCGGCAAAGAAGGTGACGCCGTTGAGTTCGCCAATGTTCTTCTTACAGATGATAACGGCAACATCACTGTTGGCGCCCCTTTCGTGGATGGTATCAAGGTAACTGGTAAAATCCTGGGTGAGTTCAGAGCTGACAAAGTTCATGTCTTCAAGAAGAAGAGAAGAAAAGGGTATAGAAAGTCGAGAGGACATCGTCAGAACTATACTAAAGTTCTTATCGAGAGCATTGGTTAA
- the metF gene encoding methylenetetrahydrofolate reductase [NAD(P)H], whose amino-acid sequence MKVTDHFKNANGKTLFTFEILPPLKGENLHTLYSHIDPLMEFNPPFIDVTYHREEYIYKQRENGLLEKRSTRKRPGTVGICAALQSHYKVDTVPHLICGGFNKEETENALIDLHFLGIDNVLVLRGDCVKSEARFVPEPGGHNYASELIEQVVGMNNGVYLDDEQANTNGTDFCIGVAGYPEKHFEAPNMRMDLRWLKRKVELGADYIVTQMFFDNQKYFDFVKLCRQEGIEVPIIPGLKPLTTKTQLSLLPSLFHIDLPCELAEAVEACADNKAAAEVGVEWAIKQSKELMEFGVPCLHYYSMGKSGSVRKVAEALF is encoded by the coding sequence ATGAAAGTAACGGATCACTTTAAAAATGCGAATGGCAAAACGCTGTTTACGTTCGAAATACTGCCGCCGCTAAAAGGTGAGAACCTGCACACCCTTTACAGCCATATAGACCCGCTGATGGAGTTCAACCCGCCGTTTATCGACGTGACGTACCACCGGGAAGAGTATATTTATAAGCAGCGGGAAAACGGACTGCTGGAAAAAAGGTCTACACGCAAGCGACCGGGTACGGTCGGTATCTGCGCGGCGCTGCAAAGCCATTATAAGGTAGACACGGTGCCGCACCTGATCTGCGGCGGCTTCAACAAAGAAGAAACTGAGAACGCCCTGATCGACCTGCATTTCCTGGGAATAGATAACGTGCTGGTGCTGCGCGGTGATTGCGTGAAAAGCGAGGCGCGCTTTGTGCCGGAGCCGGGAGGGCATAATTATGCTTCAGAGCTGATTGAGCAGGTGGTGGGAATGAACAACGGTGTTTACCTGGATGACGAGCAGGCCAACACCAACGGCACAGACTTCTGCATCGGGGTGGCGGGCTACCCTGAGAAGCATTTTGAAGCACCGAATATGCGGATGGACCTGCGCTGGCTTAAACGCAAAGTAGAACTGGGCGCGGACTACATCGTAACGCAGATGTTCTTCGATAACCAGAAGTATTTCGACTTTGTAAAGCTTTGCCGCCAGGAAGGCATAGAGGTGCCGATCATCCCAGGCCTGAAGCCGCTCACCACTAAAACACAGCTATCACTGCTGCCGAGCCTGTTCCACATCGACCTCCCCTGTGAACTGGCTGAGGCGGTGGAAGCCTGTGCCGATAACAAAGCCGCCGCTGAGGTGGGCGTGGAGTGGGCGATAAAGCAGTCAAAAGAGCTGATGGAGTTTGGCGTGCCTTGCCTGCACTACTACTCCATGGGTAAATCCGGCTCTGTTAGAAAAGTGGCGGAAGCACTATTTTAG
- a CDS encoding ribonucleoside-diphosphate reductase subunit alpha encodes MLVVKRDGRRESVKFDKITARIEKLCYGLHMDYVSPIEVAKKVIDGIYDGVTTVELDNLAAETAASLTTKHPDYAVLAARVAISNLHKVTSKSFSNTMKRLYTYEDPKTGENASLIAKDVYEIIRKHAALLDSTIIYDRDYNYDYFGYKTLERSYLLRLDGKIVERPQHMLMRVAVGIHKEDIESAIETYNLMSEKWFTHATPTLFNAGTPKPQLSSCFLLTMKDDSIPGIYDTLKQCAQISQSAGGIGLSIHNVRATGSYIKGTNGTSNGIIPMLKVFNDTARYVDQGGGKRKGAFAVYLEPWHADIFDFLDLKKNHGKEENRARDLFYALWTPDLFMKRVEENGDWSLFCPHEAPGLADSWGKDFERLYEKYEREGRARKTIKAQELWFAVLESQVETGTPYMLYKDAANSKSNQQNLGTIKSSNLCTEIMEYTSADEVAVCNLASLALPRFVTEDEHGNKTFDHQKLFDVTYHATVNLNKVIDINYYPVPEAQNSNLRHRPIGLGVQGLADTFIHLRMPFESDEARGLNKDIFETIYFASMTASKDLAKKQGAYETFKGSPLSEGKFQFDLWGVTPESGRWDWETLRSEVVEHGVRNSLLVAPMPTASTAQILGNNESFEPYTSNIYLRRVLSGEFMVVNKHLLKDLIALGIWNDRMKNDIIAANGSIQDIPTIPQHIKDLYKTVWEISQRTVIDMSADRGAYICQSQSLNLHVMNVNFGKLTSMHFHAWKKGLKTGMYYLRTKSAVDAIKFTVEKQAAETLSPVYNNQDQNRSDMSCSLDNPDACEACGS; translated from the coding sequence ATGTTAGTAGTTAAACGAGACGGCAGACGCGAGTCCGTCAAATTCGACAAAATCACCGCACGCATCGAGAAGCTGTGCTATGGCCTCCACATGGACTATGTATCGCCGATTGAGGTGGCCAAGAAGGTGATCGACGGTATTTATGACGGCGTAACGACCGTAGAGCTGGACAACCTGGCGGCTGAGACAGCCGCCTCGCTGACGACGAAGCACCCGGACTACGCAGTGCTTGCCGCGCGTGTGGCCATTTCTAACCTGCACAAGGTTACGAGCAAATCGTTCTCCAACACCATGAAGCGCCTCTATACCTACGAGGACCCAAAAACTGGTGAGAACGCCTCGCTTATCGCCAAGGATGTGTATGAGATCATCAGGAAGCACGCCGCCCTGCTCGACTCTACCATCATCTACGACCGCGACTACAACTACGACTACTTCGGTTACAAGACACTGGAGCGCTCTTACCTGCTTCGCCTGGACGGCAAGATTGTGGAGCGCCCGCAGCATATGTTAATGCGCGTGGCCGTGGGTATACACAAGGAAGACATTGAATCTGCCATCGAGACGTATAATCTCATGTCTGAGAAGTGGTTTACCCACGCCACGCCAACATTATTCAACGCCGGCACGCCTAAGCCACAGCTGTCGTCGTGCTTCCTGCTCACCATGAAGGACGATAGCATCCCGGGCATTTACGATACCCTGAAGCAGTGCGCGCAGATTTCGCAGAGCGCCGGCGGTATCGGCCTGAGCATTCACAACGTGCGTGCCACAGGCTCCTACATCAAAGGCACCAACGGTACCTCCAACGGTATCATCCCGATGCTGAAGGTGTTTAACGACACAGCCCGCTATGTAGACCAGGGCGGTGGCAAGCGCAAAGGCGCCTTTGCTGTTTACCTGGAGCCATGGCATGCGGATATATTCGATTTCCTGGACCTGAAGAAGAACCACGGCAAGGAAGAGAATCGCGCCCGCGACCTGTTCTATGCTCTCTGGACGCCGGACTTGTTTATGAAGCGCGTGGAGGAGAACGGCGACTGGAGCCTGTTCTGCCCGCACGAAGCACCAGGCCTGGCCGATAGCTGGGGCAAAGACTTTGAGCGCCTCTACGAGAAGTATGAGCGCGAAGGCCGCGCCCGCAAAACTATCAAGGCGCAGGAGCTTTGGTTCGCCGTACTGGAGTCTCAGGTAGAAACAGGTACGCCTTACATGCTGTACAAGGATGCCGCCAACAGCAAGAGCAACCAGCAGAACCTGGGCACCATCAAGAGCTCTAACCTGTGCACCGAGATTATGGAGTACACCAGCGCCGATGAGGTAGCCGTTTGCAACCTGGCCTCGCTGGCACTGCCGCGCTTTGTAACAGAGGATGAGCATGGCAACAAGACTTTCGACCACCAGAAGCTGTTTGATGTAACCTACCATGCCACTGTTAACCTGAACAAGGTTATCGACATAAACTATTACCCGGTACCGGAGGCACAGAACTCTAACCTGCGCCACCGCCCGATCGGTTTGGGTGTGCAAGGCCTGGCCGACACCTTTATTCACCTGCGCATGCCGTTCGAGAGCGATGAGGCGCGCGGCCTGAACAAGGATATCTTCGAGACGATTTACTTTGCCTCTATGACGGCCTCTAAGGACCTGGCGAAGAAGCAGGGAGCGTACGAGACGTTCAAAGGCTCTCCGCTGTCAGAAGGCAAGTTCCAGTTCGACCTGTGGGGTGTAACGCCGGAAAGCGGCCGTTGGGACTGGGAAACTCTGCGCAGCGAAGTAGTGGAGCACGGTGTGCGCAACTCGCTGCTGGTAGCGCCTATGCCTACAGCCTCTACGGCACAGATCCTGGGCAACAACGAGTCGTTTGAGCCTTATACTTCTAACATTTACCTGCGCCGCGTGCTGTCTGGTGAGTTTATGGTGGTAAACAAGCACCTGCTGAAGGACCTGATCGCCCTGGGCATCTGGAACGACCGCATGAAAAACGATATTATCGCCGCGAACGGTTCTATCCAGGATATCCCGACTATCCCGCAGCACATCAAAGACCTGTACAAAACAGTGTGGGAGATCAGCCAGCGTACGGTAATCGACATGAGCGCTGACCGCGGTGCCTACATCTGCCAGAGCCAGTCGCTGAACCTGCACGTGATGAACGTGAACTTCGGCAAGCTGACCTCCATGCACTTCCACGCCTGGAAGAAAGGCCTGAAAACAGGTATGTACTACCTGCGCACCAAGTCTGCGGTAGACGCCATCAAGTTTACCGTAGAGAAACAGGCCGCCGAAACACTCTCGCCGGTTTACAACAACCAGGACCAGAATCGCAGCGACATGAGCTGCTCCCTGGATAACCCAGACGCTTGCGAAGCTTGCGGATCGTAA
- a CDS encoding cyclase family protein: MEASITYHNQTYTFNPLEPLDISMPLHQELPQPECFWAEPVSYETIRVGDFVGSVAEGGSTNYKRVHITPHGNGTHTECYGHISADANATIHNCLKHFLFVAQLITVAPQKQENGDEVVVLEDVQRQIGAQKPEAVILRTSPNSEEKLTRHYSGTNPPYLDHRIGQYLAQNSIQHLLLDLPSVDRESDGGELLCHHAFWQYPHSTRCGATITELVYAPDRVADGLYLLNLQIASLQLDASPSKPVLYRLSPVYPQL, translated from the coding sequence ATGGAAGCCTCTATTACCTACCACAACCAAACCTACACATTTAACCCGCTGGAGCCGCTGGATATTTCGATGCCGCTGCACCAGGAGCTGCCGCAGCCAGAGTGTTTCTGGGCGGAGCCGGTAAGCTATGAAACCATCCGGGTAGGGGACTTTGTGGGCAGTGTGGCAGAAGGCGGCTCCACCAACTATAAGCGCGTGCACATCACGCCGCACGGCAACGGCACCCACACAGAGTGCTACGGGCATATCTCCGCCGATGCCAACGCCACCATACATAACTGCCTGAAGCACTTCCTGTTCGTGGCTCAACTCATAACCGTGGCGCCGCAAAAGCAGGAAAACGGAGACGAGGTGGTGGTGCTGGAGGATGTGCAACGGCAGATTGGGGCTCAAAAGCCTGAGGCTGTTATACTCCGCACCTCGCCTAACTCTGAGGAGAAACTCACCCGCCACTACTCCGGCACGAACCCGCCGTACCTGGATCACCGCATCGGGCAGTATCTGGCGCAAAACAGCATTCAGCACCTGCTGCTCGACCTGCCCTCTGTAGACCGCGAGTCTGACGGAGGCGAGCTGCTTTGCCACCATGCTTTCTGGCAGTACCCGCACAGCACCCGCTGCGGCGCTACCATAACGGAGCTGGTGTACGCCCCTGACCGTGTGGCTGACGGCCTGTACCTGCTGAACCTGCAGATTGCCAGTTTACAGCTGGACGCCAGCCCAAGCAAGCCGGTGCTGTACCGCTTATCGCCGGTTTACCCACAGCTGTAG
- the hemW gene encoding radical SAM family heme chaperone HemW → MAGIYLHIPFCKKACHYCDFHFSTSMALKTDLVQAMVRELELRQGYLQGQEVGTIYFGGGTPSLLTRQELQLLLATIKRLFIVSDDAEITLEANPDDLRPEKLQELQAAGINRLSIGLQSFHEPHLQLMNRAHTASESINCVKDAQAAGFSNITVDLIYGVPAPDHTVWQQDLDTLFSLGVQHVSCYALTIEPDTALGRWSKKGKFKPAEDEFTAQQFEMLLEQMQQQAYVQYEISNFSKPGHESRHNSNYWRGVHYLGIGPSAHSFNGPTRQYNVSHNKKYIDALQQGAVPFELEELTLADQANDYLLTTLRTIWGCDLGKLRQDYHYDLAARHAAYLQELQHMGLASVQHDVLYLTDRGKLLADQITLELFMS, encoded by the coding sequence TTGGCCGGAATATACCTCCACATCCCGTTTTGCAAGAAAGCTTGCCATTACTGCGACTTCCATTTCAGCACCTCCATGGCCCTTAAAACCGACCTGGTGCAGGCCATGGTGCGCGAACTGGAGCTTCGGCAGGGGTACCTGCAAGGGCAGGAGGTAGGCACCATCTACTTTGGCGGCGGCACCCCTTCGCTGCTGACCCGGCAGGAACTACAGCTACTGCTGGCAACAATCAAGCGGCTGTTTATAGTTTCTGATGATGCCGAAATTACGCTGGAAGCCAACCCCGACGACCTACGCCCTGAGAAACTGCAGGAGCTGCAGGCCGCAGGCATCAACCGCCTGAGCATCGGGCTGCAGTCGTTTCATGAGCCGCACCTACAGCTGATGAACCGCGCCCACACCGCCTCTGAAAGTATAAACTGCGTGAAAGACGCCCAGGCAGCCGGCTTTAGCAACATTACGGTAGACCTGATCTACGGTGTTCCGGCCCCGGACCACACCGTGTGGCAACAGGACCTGGACACCCTCTTTTCGCTGGGCGTACAGCACGTTTCCTGCTACGCCCTCACCATAGAGCCCGACACGGCGCTGGGCCGCTGGAGCAAGAAGGGGAAGTTTAAGCCTGCCGAGGACGAGTTTACGGCCCAGCAGTTTGAGATGCTGCTGGAGCAAATGCAGCAGCAGGCCTATGTGCAGTACGAGATCTCCAACTTCAGCAAACCGGGCCACGAGTCGCGGCACAACAGCAACTACTGGCGCGGCGTGCATTACCTAGGCATAGGCCCCAGCGCCCACTCCTTTAACGGCCCCACCCGGCAGTACAATGTGTCGCATAACAAAAAGTACATCGATGCGCTGCAGCAGGGTGCAGTGCCTTTTGAGCTGGAGGAACTCACCCTTGCCGACCAGGCAAACGACTACCTGCTTACTACGCTCCGCACCATTTGGGGCTGCGACCTGGGCAAGCTGAGGCAGGACTACCACTACGACCTGGCAGCCCGGCACGCGGCGTACTTGCAGGAGCTGCAGCACATGGGCTTGGCCAGCGTACAGCATGACGTCCTGTACCTCACCGACAGAGGGAAGCTGCTTGCCGACCAGATAACTCTGGAGCTTTTTATGTCGTAA
- a CDS encoding ribonucleoside-diphosphate reductase small subunit, which translates to MEPILQENPNRFVLFPIQNNEVWQMYKQAEASFWTAEEIDLGQDLKDWENLNDGERHFISHVLAFFAASDGIVNENLAVNFMNEVQIPEARCFYGFQIMMENIHSETYSLLIDTYIKKQSEKDHLFNALETVPAVGRKGEWALKWIESENFAERLIAFAAVEGIFFSGSFCSIFWLKKRGLMPGLTFSNELISRDEGLHCDFACLLYSMLNNKLSEERVQEIIRDAVSIEQEFVTDALPVDLIGMNSKLMSQYIEFVADRLLVALGCKKIYNSTNPFDFMEMISLQGKTNFFEKRVGEYQKAGVMGDKDKNVFSLDEDF; encoded by the coding sequence ATGGAGCCAATACTGCAAGAGAACCCAAACCGCTTTGTGCTGTTCCCGATTCAGAACAATGAGGTATGGCAGATGTATAAGCAGGCAGAAGCCAGCTTCTGGACTGCCGAGGAGATCGACCTGGGCCAGGACCTGAAAGACTGGGAGAACCTGAACGACGGCGAGCGCCATTTCATCAGCCACGTGCTGGCTTTCTTCGCTGCCTCTGACGGCATCGTGAACGAAAACCTGGCCGTGAACTTCATGAACGAGGTGCAGATACCGGAGGCACGCTGCTTCTATGGTTTCCAGATCATGATGGAGAACATCCACTCCGAAACATACTCGCTCCTGATCGACACTTATATAAAGAAGCAGAGCGAAAAAGACCACCTGTTCAACGCCCTTGAAACCGTTCCGGCTGTGGGCCGCAAAGGGGAGTGGGCCCTTAAGTGGATCGAGAGCGAGAACTTCGCCGAGCGCCTGATTGCTTTCGCTGCGGTAGAAGGGATTTTCTTCTCCGGCTCTTTCTGCTCTATCTTCTGGCTGAAGAAGCGCGGTTTGATGCCGGGCCTTACCTTCTCCAACGAGCTGATCTCCAGAGACGAAGGCCTGCACTGCGACTTTGCCTGCCTGCTGTACTCTATGCTGAACAACAAGCTGAGCGAGGAGCGTGTGCAGGAGATTATCCGCGACGCGGTAAGTATTGAGCAGGAGTTTGTAACCGACGCCCTGCCGGTAGACCTGATCGGCATGAACTCCAAGCTCATGAGCCAGTACATTGAGTTTGTGGCCGACCGCCTGCTGGTTGCGCTGGGATGCAAGAAGATCTACAACTCAACCAACCCATTCGACTTTATGGAGATGATCTCGCTGCAGGGCAAGACCAACTTCTTTGAGAAGCGTGTGGGCGAGTACCAGAAAGCCGGCGTGATGGGCGACAAAGATAAAAACGTGTTCAGCCTGGACGAAGACTTTTAA
- the metH gene encoding methionine synthase, producing the protein MTKLHPIHKLLQERVLVLDGAMGTMIQRYQLQEADFRGERFQDHASDLKGNNDLLSITRPDVIKAIHAEYLEAGADIIETNTFSGTSIAMADYHLEHIVYELNYESARLAREAADEIEAKVPGKPRFVAGAIGPTNRTASLSPDVNNPGYRAITFDQLVEAYCEQVRGLVDGGSNLLLVETVFDTLNCKAALFAIDQYVQDGGKALPIMVSGTITDASGRTLSGQTVEAFWNSISHAPILSIGFNCALGARQLKTHIKELSRISDCYISAYPNAGLPNAFGGYDETAQQMGEIVEEYLKEGLVNILGGCCGTTPVHTKVISDLVQKYKPHVPTPVAPLPRYSGLEPLTIYPESLFVNVGERTNVTGSKKFARLIVEEKFEEALSVAQQQVEGGAQIIDVNMDEGMLDSEQAMTNFLNLIASEPDISKLPIMIDSSKWSVIEAGLKCVQGKSIVNSISLKEGEENFKKVARKVRQYGAAVVVMAFDEQGQADTFERRIEICEKSYRILVDEVGFPPQDIIFDPNILAIATGIEEHNNYAVDYIETIKWIKANLPHALVSGGVSNLSFSFRGNDVVREAMHTVFLYYAVQAGMDMGIVNAGMMGVYSEIPTELRDLIEDVIFNRHPDATEKLVTYAETIKGKGKGAAQADNSWREAPVEERLKHALVKGIVEFIEEDTEEARQKATKTLEVIEGPLMAGMTVVGDLFGAGKMFLPQVVKSARVMKKSVAYLLPFMEAEKLASDTSKSTAGTILMATVKGDVHDIGKNIVGVVLACNNYEVIDLGVMVSLDKILAEAEAQQVDIIGLSGLITPSLDEMVYVAQEMERRGMKIPLLIGGATTSRVHTAVKIAPQYSGPVVHVHDASRSVTVVSSLLGSDRENYIAEIKAEYEKLREDHLNRTKDRAFASIGEARANKYKVDWAATRPTKPSFLGNKVYTNYPLSEIVPFIDWTPFFHTWELKRQYPKILDDAELGTEARKLFADAQQMLQEIVDNQLLEARAVVGFYPANVEADDTIEVYADDSRENELTEFHTLRQQGKKGQGVPNMAFSDFIAPKETGVQDYIGGFVVSAGFGIEKMLEQYEAEHDDYRSIMAKALADRLAEAFAELMHLKVRRELWGYSPEEQLSNEDLIKEQYKGIRPAPGYPGCPDHTEKITLFNLLNAEEQTGIILTENLAMYPASSVSGLYFSHPESKYFGLGKIGEDQVADLAQRKNMPQEELERWLSPNLNYEPKPLAQQTA; encoded by the coding sequence ATGACAAAATTACATCCGATACATAAACTGCTGCAAGAGCGTGTGCTAGTGCTGGATGGTGCTATGGGCACCATGATTCAGCGTTACCAGTTACAGGAAGCAGACTTCCGTGGCGAACGCTTTCAAGACCATGCCAGCGATCTGAAAGGCAACAACGACCTGCTTTCTATTACCCGCCCAGACGTTATCAAAGCCATACATGCAGAATATTTAGAGGCTGGTGCCGATATCATCGAAACCAATACCTTTAGCGGCACCAGCATCGCCATGGCCGATTACCACCTGGAACACATAGTATATGAGCTAAACTATGAGTCGGCAAGGTTAGCACGTGAGGCAGCAGATGAGATAGAAGCAAAAGTACCGGGTAAACCGCGTTTTGTGGCCGGTGCCATTGGCCCTACCAACCGTACCGCTTCGCTTTCCCCGGATGTAAACAACCCTGGTTACCGCGCCATCACTTTTGATCAACTAGTGGAGGCATACTGTGAGCAGGTGCGTGGCCTGGTGGATGGTGGCTCTAACCTGCTATTGGTAGAAACAGTATTTGATACGCTGAACTGTAAGGCTGCGCTTTTCGCAATAGACCAGTACGTGCAGGATGGTGGCAAAGCGCTGCCGATCATGGTGTCGGGTACGATCACAGATGCCAGCGGCCGTACCTTGTCTGGCCAGACAGTAGAAGCCTTCTGGAACTCCATCTCGCATGCACCTATACTTAGCATTGGCTTTAACTGTGCTTTAGGTGCGCGTCAGCTCAAGACGCACATTAAAGAACTATCCCGTATCTCCGACTGCTACATTAGTGCCTACCCAAATGCTGGTTTGCCAAACGCCTTTGGCGGCTACGACGAAACCGCGCAGCAAATGGGCGAGATTGTAGAGGAATATCTAAAGGAAGGGCTGGTGAACATACTGGGTGGTTGTTGTGGCACTACGCCCGTACACACCAAAGTAATCTCCGACTTAGTGCAGAAGTATAAACCGCACGTTCCCACCCCGGTAGCTCCTCTCCCTCGCTACAGCGGCCTCGAGCCCCTCACCATTTACCCTGAAAGCCTTTTTGTAAATGTTGGCGAACGCACCAATGTAACCGGCTCTAAGAAATTTGCCCGCCTTATTGTAGAAGAAAAGTTTGAGGAAGCCTTATCGGTGGCGCAGCAGCAGGTAGAAGGTGGTGCCCAGATTATCGATGTAAACATGGACGAAGGCATGCTTGACTCAGAGCAGGCCATGACCAACTTCCTGAACCTTATCGCTTCTGAACCCGACATTTCAAAGTTGCCAATCATGATCGACTCCTCTAAATGGAGTGTGATTGAGGCAGGTTTGAAGTGTGTGCAGGGCAAGAGCATCGTAAACTCCATCAGCTTAAAAGAAGGCGAAGAGAACTTTAAAAAGGTGGCTCGCAAGGTGCGCCAGTATGGTGCAGCCGTTGTTGTGATGGCATTTGATGAGCAGGGCCAGGCGGATACCTTTGAGCGTAGAATAGAAATCTGCGAAAAATCTTACCGCATTTTAGTGGATGAAGTTGGCTTCCCGCCACAGGATATCATCTTCGACCCTAACATATTGGCCATAGCCACAGGTATAGAAGAGCATAACAACTATGCGGTAGACTATATCGAAACGATAAAATGGATCAAGGCGAACCTGCCGCATGCGCTGGTAAGTGGTGGTGTAAGTAACCTTTCGTTTTCGTTCCGTGGCAATGATGTGGTGCGTGAGGCCATGCACACCGTGTTCTTATACTATGCCGTGCAGGCGGGTATGGATATGGGCATTGTGAACGCAGGTATGATGGGCGTGTACAGCGAGATTCCAACAGAGCTTCGCGACCTGATTGAAGACGTTATCTTTAACCGCCACCCAGATGCTACGGAAAAGCTGGTTACCTATGCCGAAACAATAAAAGGAAAGGGTAAGGGCGCCGCGCAGGCAGATAATAGCTGGCGTGAGGCACCAGTAGAAGAACGCCTGAAGCATGCCCTGGTAAAAGGTATTGTAGAGTTCATAGAAGAAGACACGGAGGAAGCCCGCCAGAAAGCCACTAAAACGCTTGAGGTAATAGAGGGGCCACTGATGGCCGGTATGACGGTGGTAGGTGACTTATTCGGTGCAGGTAAGATGTTTTTGCCGCAGGTGGTGAAGAGTGCCCGTGTAATGAAAAAGTCTGTGGCCTACCTGCTGCCGTTCATGGAGGCGGAGAAGCTGGCTTCAGACACATCCAAATCAACAGCAGGCACTATTTTGATGGCTACTGTGAAAGGTGATGTACATGATATCGGTAAGAACATTGTGGGCGTGGTGCTGGCCTGTAATAACTATGAGGTGATAGACCTTGGCGTGATGGTGTCGCTGGATAAGATCTTGGCTGAGGCCGAAGCACAGCAGGTAGATATCATTGGCCTGAGCGGTTTGATTACGCCTTCGCTGGATGAGATGGTATATGTGGCACAGGAGATGGAGCGCAGAGGCATGAAGATTCCGTTGCTGATTGGTGGCGCTACTACCTCGCGTGTGCATACAGCCGTGAAAATTGCGCCGCAGTATAGCGGGCCAGTTGTGCACGTGCACGATGCCTCACGAAGCGTAACGGTAGTGAGCAGCTTGTTAGGCAGCGACCGCGAAAACTATATTGCAGAGATAAAAGCAGAGTATGAAAAGCTGCGTGAAGACCACCTGAACAGAACCAAAGACCGCGCCTTTGCAAGTATAGGGGAAGCCCGTGCCAATAAGTATAAAGTAGACTGGGCAGCCACACGGCCAACCAAGCCAAGCTTCCTGGGCAACAAAGTATACACAAACTATCCGCTGTCGGAGATTGTGCCGTTCATCGACTGGACACCATTCTTCCATACCTGGGAGCTGAAGCGCCAATACCCGAAAATTCTGGATGATGCAGAACTGGGAACGGAGGCCCGCAAGCTGTTTGCTGATGCGCAGCAGATGCTGCAGGAGATTGTAGACAACCAGTTGCTGGAGGCGCGTGCCGTAGTTGGCTTTTACCCTGCCAATGTGGAGGCAGATGATACGATAGAAGTATACGCCGATGATTCACGTGAAAACGAGCTGACGGAGTTTCATACCTTGCGCCAGCAGGGCAAAAAAGGACAGGGTGTGCCGAACATGGCTTTCTCTGACTTTATCGCCCCAAAGGAAACAGGTGTGCAGGACTATATCGGTGGCTTTGTGGTGTCAGCTGGTTTCGGTATTGAGAAGATGCTGGAGCAGTATGAAGCTGAGCACGACGACTACCGCTCTATTATGGCAAAAGCTTTGGCAGATAGATTAGCCGAAGCCTTCGCTGAATTGATGCACTTAAAGGTTCGCCGAGAGCTGTGGGGCTACTCACCTGAAGAGCAGCTAAGCAACGAGGACCTGATCAAAGAGCAGTATAAAGGCATTCGTCCGGCACCAGGTTATCCAGGATGCCCTGACCATACCGAAAAGATTACGCTCTTTAACCTGCTGAACGCTGAAGAGCAAACCGGAATTATACTTACCGAGAACCTGGCCATGTACCCAGCATCTTCGGTGAGCGGTTTATACTTCTCGCACCCGGAGTCGAAGTACTTTGGCCTGGGCAAAATCGGCGAAGACCAGGTGGCAGACCTTGCCCAACGCAAAAATATGCCGCAGGAAGAACTGGAGCGCTGGCTCTCACCAAACCTGAACTACGAGCCAAAGCCGCTGGCGCAGCAAACAGCATAG
- the rpmA gene encoding 50S ribosomal protein L27, which translates to MAHKKGAGSSNNGRESHSKRLGVKIYGGQDIIAGNIIVRQRGTAHHPSTNVGIGKDHTLFALVDGVVSFRKGKKNRSYVSVIPKVEAEA; encoded by the coding sequence ATGGCACACAAAAAAGGAGCTGGTAGTTCTAACAACGGCCGCGAATCGCATTCTAAACGACTAGGTGTTAAGATTTACGGTGGCCAGGACATCATCGCAGGTAACATCATTGTAAGACAAAGAGGTACTGCGCACCACCCAAGCACAAACGTAGGTATTGGTAAAGACCACACCCTGTTTGCTCTGGTTGACGGTGTTGTATCATTCAGAAAAGGTAAGAAAAACCGTTCTTACGTTTCTGTAATTCCTAAAGTAGAGGCGGAAGCTTAA